A single region of the Streptomyces sp. NBC_01262 genome encodes:
- a CDS encoding type I-E CRISPR-associated protein Cse2/CasB, which translates to MPTRADYRRHYEDFTADIIKLCTDRAVRRDLQDGRGRPVKECTRMHRYLTVRTTGHGHRRAHYTLASLIALTDPLQELRTRPTPPLPPSNPAEPTAVPSPSDSALRSEPATAPTGLQTAPSGESDTTPAGDASESEQPDPYATAVWRKRPNLGTTLARAVRKARFDEDRTDDLLHVIVHVDDDHLHQHILPSLIDRLLRAGLVPDWPVLLDDLAHRVFDPDDVATRWLDAFYLTLNPPKDRT; encoded by the coding sequence ATGCCCACACGTGCGGACTACCGCCGCCACTACGAGGACTTCACCGCCGACATCATCAAACTGTGCACCGACCGCGCAGTGCGCAGGGACCTGCAGGACGGCCGCGGCCGCCCGGTCAAGGAGTGCACACGCATGCACCGCTACCTGACCGTGCGCACCACCGGGCACGGCCACCGCCGCGCCCACTACACCCTCGCCTCCCTGATCGCCCTGACCGACCCACTCCAGGAACTGCGCACCCGCCCGACACCTCCCCTCCCGCCCTCCAACCCGGCGGAGCCGACTGCCGTGCCCTCGCCCTCCGACAGCGCGCTCCGCAGCGAACCCGCCACCGCACCCACCGGGCTGCAAACAGCCCCATCAGGCGAGAGCGACACAACGCCCGCAGGCGATGCGAGCGAATCCGAACAGCCCGACCCGTACGCCACCGCGGTGTGGCGCAAACGCCCCAACCTCGGCACGACCCTGGCCCGCGCCGTGCGCAAAGCCCGCTTCGACGAGGACCGTACCGACGACCTGCTGCACGTGATCGTCCACGTCGATGACGACCACCTGCACCAGCACATCCTGCCGTCCCTGATCGACCGGCTGCTGCGGGCCGGCCTGGTCCCGGACTGGCCCGTCCTGCTCGACGACCTCGCTCACCGGGTCTTCGACCCCGACGACGTCGCCACCCGCTGGCTCGACGCGTTCTACCTCACCCTCAATCCTCCCAAGGACAGGACATGA
- the cas7e gene encoding type I-E CRISPR-associated protein Cas7/Cse4/CasC: MTTGSRFLDLHALQPVTAANLNRGESGYPKMIKLGGAERAMVSSQAWKRPIRLDMEEELGELAARTRMLPPVVADALREQGWPEDLATFTAAQVALSAKKGGLKTNPQQGHRTQAMLYLPTDAPGRLLEICAAHRRELQKALDTQTETGKAAPAVLPTKQIAAELTRRTATINLLGRMLAEIPTGHVDGAVQMAPAFTVHTTSLQPDFFTAVEDWPRPNDAGSAHLETAFLTAGVFYRFATVNITTLITNLDGDSAAAAKLIDLFAWTFIMAMPKGKQTSTAAHTVPDLVHYVVRDRRPISYAPAFEQPVTTRGQGHTQPARQALADYAATIDRLVGTRHRIAHGHATAAGAPIEHLGTHHPGFPDLAAACATALDTAGEM, encoded by the coding sequence ATGACCACCGGTTCCCGCTTCCTGGACCTGCACGCCCTTCAGCCCGTCACCGCCGCCAACTTGAACCGCGGCGAGAGCGGCTACCCAAAAATGATCAAACTGGGGGGCGCTGAGCGTGCCATGGTCTCCTCCCAGGCATGGAAGCGACCGATCCGCCTGGACATGGAAGAAGAACTCGGCGAACTCGCCGCCCGTACCCGCATGTTGCCCCCGGTCGTCGCCGACGCCCTGCGTGAGCAGGGGTGGCCCGAGGATCTGGCGACGTTCACCGCCGCACAAGTCGCGCTGAGCGCCAAAAAGGGCGGGCTGAAGACCAACCCACAGCAGGGTCACCGCACCCAAGCCATGCTCTACCTGCCCACCGACGCCCCCGGCCGCCTCCTGGAGATCTGCGCCGCGCACCGCAGGGAACTGCAGAAAGCCCTGGACACCCAGACCGAAACCGGCAAAGCCGCCCCCGCCGTCCTGCCCACCAAACAGATCGCAGCCGAACTGACCCGCCGCACCGCCACCATCAACCTGCTCGGACGGATGCTCGCCGAGATCCCCACCGGACACGTGGACGGCGCCGTGCAGATGGCCCCGGCCTTCACCGTCCACACCACCAGCCTGCAACCGGACTTCTTCACCGCCGTCGAAGACTGGCCCCGCCCGAACGACGCCGGCAGCGCCCACCTGGAGACCGCGTTCCTGACCGCCGGGGTGTTCTACCGCTTCGCCACCGTCAACATCACCACCCTCATCACCAACCTGGACGGCGACAGCGCCGCAGCGGCCAAGCTCATCGACCTGTTCGCCTGGACGTTCATCATGGCCATGCCCAAGGGCAAGCAGACCTCCACCGCCGCCCACACCGTGCCCGACCTGGTCCACTACGTCGTTCGCGACCGCCGGCCGATCTCCTACGCCCCCGCATTCGAACAGCCCGTCACCACCCGAGGCCAGGGCCATACCCAGCCCGCCCGGCAGGCACTGGCCGACTACGCCGCCACCATCGACCGCCTGGTCGGCACACGCCACCGCATCGCCCACGGCCACGCCACCGCCGCCGGCGCTCCCATCGAGCACCTGGGCACCCACCACCCGGGATTCCCAGACCTGGCCGCCGCCTGCGCCACCGCCCTCGACACCGCAGGTGAGATGTGA
- the cas5e gene encoding type I-E CRISPR-associated protein Cas5/CasD, with protein sequence MSRGLVLRLAGLIQSWGETAAFPYRDSAAFPTRSALIGMFAAAQGRAREHALAPYEDLPGVPSHHDLAFTIRIDRPGTAYRDFHTAGGGRSHGEGLRTAAGGYRAKEKSTMVTYRDYLADAVFTLAVEGPPALLEHIAHSLAHPRYSPYLGRRACLPDEPLIIHADIPDPVNALRTAVPLSLARPPGAGVDHVPITFIRERPLNPGDLPTGESPSQPQDFTAHARAHLLRPLWRTTENVPAALYAGPRPIDALTDYILKDTRCPRP encoded by the coding sequence GTGAGCCGCGGACTGGTGCTGCGCCTGGCCGGACTGATCCAGTCCTGGGGCGAGACCGCCGCCTTCCCCTACCGCGACAGCGCCGCCTTCCCCACCCGCTCTGCCCTGATCGGCATGTTCGCCGCCGCACAGGGCCGCGCCCGCGAACACGCCCTTGCCCCGTACGAAGACCTCCCGGGGGTTCCCAGCCATCACGACTTGGCCTTCACCATCCGCATCGACCGGCCGGGCACCGCCTACCGTGACTTCCACACCGCAGGCGGCGGCCGCTCCCACGGTGAGGGCCTGCGCACCGCCGCCGGCGGCTACCGTGCCAAAGAGAAGTCGACGATGGTGACCTACCGCGACTACCTGGCCGACGCGGTTTTCACCCTCGCCGTCGAAGGCCCGCCAGCCCTGCTGGAGCACATCGCCCACAGCCTGGCCCATCCCCGCTACTCGCCGTACCTGGGCAGGCGGGCCTGCCTGCCTGACGAGCCCCTCATCATCCACGCCGACATCCCCGATCCGGTGAACGCACTGCGTACCGCGGTGCCGCTGAGCCTTGCCCGCCCGCCCGGCGCGGGCGTCGACCACGTGCCGATCACCTTCATCCGCGAACGCCCGCTCAATCCCGGTGACCTGCCGACGGGCGAGAGCCCGAGCCAGCCGCAGGACTTCACAGCTCATGCCCGCGCTCACCTGCTGCGGCCGCTGTGGCGCACCACCGAAAACGTCCCCGCAGCCCTCTACGCAGGGCCGCGGCCGATCGACGCCCTGACCGACTACATCCTCAAGGACACCCGGTGCCCGCGACCTTGA
- a CDS encoding type I-E CRISPR-associated protein Cas6/Cse3/CasE yields MPATLTRIIVNRGHGLARADLADRPGMHKTLMRLLTDPTGPNPRKTGGLLFRLEAGLDPVLLVQTADLPDLTALPAGYGTADTRDLTPLLTALTHGLPVRYRITAAPTAYRASPPHPATGRRPRGTITSLQGPDALTWWQRRAAAAGLQLAGQIEATPRPFPSPKRPAPFYRLTQFDGTATVTDPAALTTALHEGIGKGKAYGAGLLTLASAGPHPSNGAPTP; encoded by the coding sequence GTGCCCGCGACCTTGACCCGCATTATCGTCAACCGCGGCCACGGCCTGGCGCGCGCCGACCTCGCGGACCGGCCGGGAATGCACAAGACCCTCATGCGGCTGCTGACCGACCCCACCGGCCCCAACCCGCGCAAAACCGGCGGGCTGCTGTTCCGCCTCGAGGCAGGTCTGGATCCCGTGCTCTTGGTGCAGACCGCCGACCTCCCGGACCTGACCGCACTGCCCGCCGGTTACGGCACCGCAGACACCCGCGACCTCACCCCCCTGCTGACCGCCCTCACCCACGGCCTGCCCGTGCGCTACCGCATCACCGCCGCCCCCACCGCCTACCGCGCAAGCCCACCCCACCCCGCCACCGGCCGCCGCCCCCGCGGCACGATCACCAGTCTGCAGGGACCCGACGCACTCACCTGGTGGCAACGCCGCGCCGCCGCCGCAGGCCTGCAACTGGCCGGTCAGATCGAGGCCACCCCTCGCCCCTTTCCCAGCCCGAAACGGCCTGCCCCGTTCTACAGACTCACCCAGTTCGACGGCACCGCCACCGTTACCGACCCGGCCGCGCTGACCACCGCCCTGCACGAAGGCATCGGCAAAGGCAAGGCCTACGGCGCCGGACTGCTCACCCTCGCCTCCGCCGGCCCCCACCCCTCCAACGGAGCCCCCACACCGTGA
- a CDS encoding Mu transposase C-terminal domain-containing protein — translation MNAPPPPPPPDLTQLRALSTRLLLEDAEQHQIVPGRLTAVAQTYGVHPRTVRRWLDNARANDGTYTPAGRPHFQLTEHMLNVVARWRGNVTRAHEELTAEAKADPKLPPVPARATFHRAVHRQLNRGQLAGLRAGEQARRAFDVFGKRERHWRNYAWETDHVEASVKVSIDGHIRKPWITWFVDCATDGICGLAITPQTPSRESILVALRDALLTTSRHGPFGGRPQRLRVDGGKDFLCRTVDEATTVLGTELIVLPPRRPDLKPTVEAVNGAVKKMLFADMPGYTEAATLPGGKPIDPDQQLLHFEVFVALVLDWVRRWNTEHTIEDLDGKTPAQVWAADPTPIKIITPRDIHTFTLERLGKPLTINNDGVRWRKRSYVADWMVGRGGEKVHLRYMPHHDYRVELYDPATGTYLGHADCTNQISPATRRALDKARRREADQLRARQQKAERNRTARYAAVSQTTQLLRLDNVTQEQALEELRALGGTSPGPDALPGFLPLPTPTDGWAVPRPRKKTGKDTP, via the coding sequence ATGAACGCCCCACCGCCGCCACCGCCCCCCGACCTGACGCAGTTGCGCGCCTTGTCCACGCGCCTGCTGCTGGAAGACGCCGAGCAGCATCAGATCGTCCCCGGCCGCCTTACCGCCGTCGCCCAGACCTACGGCGTCCATCCCCGCACCGTGCGCCGCTGGCTGGACAACGCCCGTGCCAACGACGGCACCTACACCCCGGCCGGCCGCCCGCACTTCCAGCTCACCGAGCACATGCTGAACGTCGTCGCACGCTGGCGCGGCAACGTCACCCGCGCCCACGAGGAACTGACCGCAGAAGCAAAAGCCGACCCCAAACTGCCCCCTGTGCCGGCCCGGGCCACCTTCCACCGCGCCGTCCACCGCCAGCTCAACCGCGGACAACTGGCAGGCCTGCGCGCAGGAGAACAAGCCCGTCGCGCTTTCGACGTCTTCGGCAAACGCGAACGCCACTGGCGCAACTACGCCTGGGAAACCGACCACGTCGAGGCCAGCGTCAAAGTCAGCATCGACGGTCACATCCGCAAACCGTGGATCACCTGGTTCGTCGACTGCGCCACCGACGGCATCTGCGGACTGGCCATCACCCCCCAGACCCCCAGCCGGGAAAGCATCCTGGTCGCCCTGCGCGACGCACTGCTCACCACCTCCCGGCACGGTCCGTTCGGCGGCCGCCCCCAGCGCCTCCGCGTCGACGGCGGCAAAGACTTCCTGTGCAGGACCGTCGATGAAGCCACGACGGTCCTGGGCACCGAACTCATCGTCCTTCCACCCCGGCGCCCCGACCTGAAACCCACCGTCGAAGCGGTCAACGGCGCGGTGAAAAAGATGCTGTTCGCCGACATGCCCGGCTACACCGAGGCCGCCACCCTCCCCGGCGGCAAACCCATCGACCCCGACCAGCAACTGCTGCACTTCGAGGTCTTCGTGGCACTCGTCCTGGACTGGGTACGCCGCTGGAACACCGAACACACCATCGAAGACCTGGACGGCAAAACCCCAGCCCAGGTATGGGCCGCCGACCCCACCCCCATCAAGATCATCACTCCCAGGGACATTCACACCTTCACCCTGGAACGCCTCGGAAAGCCGCTGACGATCAACAACGACGGGGTCCGCTGGCGCAAACGCAGCTACGTCGCCGACTGGATGGTCGGCCGGGGCGGAGAAAAGGTCCACCTGCGCTACATGCCCCACCACGACTACCGCGTCGAACTCTACGACCCGGCCACCGGCACATACCTCGGCCACGCCGACTGCACCAACCAGATCAGCCCTGCCACGCGCCGCGCCCTGGACAAAGCCCGACGACGTGAAGCCGACCAACTCCGCGCACGACAACAGAAAGCAGAAAGGAACCGCACAGCCCGATACGCCGCCGTCAGCCAGACCACCCAACTGCTCCGCCTGGACAACGTCACCCAGGAGCAAGCCCTGGAAGAGCTCCGCGCCTTGGGCGGCACCAGCCCGGGCCCCGACGCGCTGCCCGGCTTCCTGCCCCTGCCCACGCCCACCGACGGCTGGGCCGTACCCCGCCCCCGCAAGAAAACCGGCAAGGACACCCCATGA
- a CDS encoding ATP-binding protein — translation MTTAPRTSPCAGRLPAAGNDHFLGLHDATPVATSAVRTTDMLVKRAIDRKAIVCVHGHVGLGKTFAVNAACRKLAPDTTMWLQFAQGPNLAQIRAALWEALDLPGEAPTNNAHTCDTEIIKALAGSFHLLLLDEMQHLGPTVLEYVRSLWDINYKTTKTLAVVLVGSGNTRQKILHRDALHSRIHRWQQFSPLTPAEVLAAIPTYHRLWADVDDDLLLWIDDRATHGCFRDWANLTVILQDALDDDPNLVFSKDLVRWAFSQLDPTTRFPGQVGFDG, via the coding sequence ATGACCACAGCGCCCCGCACCAGCCCATGTGCCGGTCGGCTCCCTGCTGCCGGCAACGACCACTTCCTCGGCCTCCACGACGCCACTCCCGTGGCCACCAGCGCCGTCCGGACCACCGACATGCTGGTGAAACGGGCCATCGACCGCAAAGCGATCGTCTGCGTCCACGGCCACGTCGGCCTGGGCAAGACCTTCGCCGTCAACGCTGCCTGCCGAAAGCTCGCCCCTGACACCACCATGTGGCTGCAGTTCGCCCAGGGCCCCAACCTGGCACAGATCCGCGCAGCGCTGTGGGAGGCACTGGACCTGCCCGGAGAAGCCCCGACCAACAACGCCCACACCTGCGACACGGAGATCATCAAGGCCCTGGCAGGCAGCTTCCACCTCTTGCTGCTGGACGAGATGCAGCACCTCGGGCCCACCGTGCTGGAGTACGTGCGGAGCCTGTGGGATATCAACTACAAGACCACGAAAACGCTGGCGGTCGTACTCGTCGGCAGCGGCAACACCCGCCAGAAGATCCTGCACCGCGACGCTCTCCACTCACGCATCCACCGCTGGCAGCAGTTCAGCCCGCTGACCCCTGCCGAGGTTCTGGCCGCTATCCCGACCTACCACCGCTTGTGGGCTGACGTTGACGACGACCTGCTGCTGTGGATCGACGACCGCGCAACCCACGGCTGCTTCCGCGACTGGGCCAATCTCACCGTCATCCTTCAAGATGCCCTCGACGACGACCCCAACCTGGTCTTCAGCAAGGACCTGGTCCGCTGGGCCTTCAGCCAACTTGACCCGACCACCCGATTTCCCGGACAAGTCGGTTTCGACGGCTGA
- a CDS encoding helix-turn-helix domain-containing protein produces the protein MSEVNAAAAMLVLARESRGLTQAEVAAAMTKASPTGEATSQGYVSRAESGRLTVSGERLALYAEALGYPVELLASDPEVPGVGVGLVHHRKKAALTASSLRCVHAQLALTRLQVEALAGTAGRDLAVHRMPWVELDALTTPKDAARAVRKAWRMPAGPVPDLIGVLEEAGVLVLVRDLGSAHLDAVSQFDGARAPLVLVNSWAPADRCRFSLAHELGHLVLHRVPGGADQERQADAFAAEFLMPASQIRPSFSSGVDLGRLAELKMQWKVSMSALLRRAQTLNAITEWQYRSAMIEMSALGYRTAEPVVLPGEQPHAVDALVSGTIDRLESVEAAAHCARMLPEDFTRLYAPPGGADDPSAVKART, from the coding sequence ATGAGCGAGGTCAATGCGGCGGCGGCGATGCTGGTGCTCGCGCGCGAGTCGCGGGGGCTCACTCAGGCCGAGGTGGCCGCCGCCATGACCAAGGCATCCCCCACCGGCGAGGCGACCTCCCAGGGGTACGTCAGCCGCGCCGAGTCAGGCCGGCTGACTGTTAGCGGAGAGCGACTCGCGCTGTACGCCGAGGCGTTGGGCTATCCGGTGGAGCTGCTGGCCTCGGACCCGGAGGTGCCCGGGGTGGGGGTGGGGCTGGTGCATCACCGTAAGAAGGCGGCCCTGACCGCGTCGTCGCTTCGTTGCGTACACGCCCAACTGGCCCTGACCCGGCTCCAGGTGGAGGCATTGGCCGGTACTGCCGGCCGGGACTTGGCCGTGCACCGGATGCCCTGGGTGGAACTGGACGCGCTCACCACCCCGAAGGACGCGGCGAGGGCGGTGCGCAAAGCGTGGCGCATGCCGGCCGGTCCGGTCCCGGACCTGATCGGCGTGCTGGAGGAGGCCGGGGTGCTGGTGTTGGTCCGCGATCTGGGCAGCGCGCACCTGGACGCGGTCAGCCAGTTCGACGGTGCGCGGGCCCCGTTGGTGCTGGTCAACTCCTGGGCTCCGGCGGACCGCTGCCGTTTCAGCCTCGCCCACGAGCTCGGGCACCTGGTGCTGCACCGCGTTCCTGGGGGCGCCGATCAGGAGCGTCAGGCCGACGCGTTCGCCGCCGAGTTCCTCATGCCGGCCTCGCAGATCCGCCCGTCATTTTCATCCGGTGTGGATCTGGGACGGCTGGCGGAGTTGAAGATGCAGTGGAAGGTGTCGATGAGCGCGCTGCTGCGCCGCGCGCAGACGCTGAACGCGATCACGGAGTGGCAGTACCGCAGCGCGATGATCGAGATGTCGGCGCTGGGCTACCGCACCGCCGAGCCGGTCGTCCTGCCCGGTGAACAGCCCCATGCCGTGGACGCGTTGGTCTCCGGCACCATCGACCGCCTGGAATCGGTGGAAGCCGCGGCGCACTGTGCGCGGATGCTGCCGGAGGACTTCACCCGCCTGTACGCGCCGCCTGGTGGCGCGGACGATCCCTCTGCTGTGAAGGCGAGGACATGA
- a CDS encoding helix-turn-helix transcriptional regulator, with translation MTIFPPDPDLDALRLELSRLRAERGWTYDELAARSGLSRRTLIEIEQGRTIGTLTTWHALAHALNAPLDQLFGTLCSGHEPPSPPTP, from the coding sequence GTGACGATCTTTCCGCCGGACCCCGATCTCGACGCGCTCCGCCTGGAGCTGTCCCGGCTGAGGGCGGAACGCGGCTGGACCTACGACGAGCTTGCCGCCCGAAGTGGCCTGTCCCGCCGCACCCTCATCGAGATCGAGCAGGGCCGCACTATCGGCACCCTCACCACCTGGCATGCCCTGGCCCACGCCCTCAACGCCCCTCTGGACCAGCTTTTCGGCACCCTCTGCAGCGGCCACGAACCACCCAGCCCGCCCACTCCCTGA
- a CDS encoding DUF6083 domain-containing protein, with the protein MRSTNNPRAGDFSWDGSHKNHRPGRALRVAPDSRTRLLRAAQTDRCVTCGNSVEWYPRPGGRTVPLHPRELPAADIPPAERWNITAGLAHPGHDGTPWCRIRHHALCPATCQQPQPPAGRPAPRPGSEHPTS; encoded by the coding sequence ATGCGCTCGACCAACAACCCCCGCGCCGGCGACTTCTCCTGGGACGGCAGCCACAAGAACCACCGCCCCGGCCGCGCCCTGCGCGTCGCCCCCGACAGCCGGACCCGGCTCCTGCGCGCCGCCCAGACCGACCGCTGCGTCACCTGCGGCAACTCGGTCGAGTGGTACCCCCGCCCCGGCGGCCGCACCGTCCCCCTGCACCCCCGAGAACTCCCAGCCGCCGACATCCCGCCCGCAGAACGCTGGAACATCACCGCCGGCCTGGCCCACCCCGGCCACGACGGCACACCGTGGTGCCGCATCCGCCACCACGCCCTGTGCCCCGCCACCTGCCAGCAACCGCAGCCCCCTGCTGGACGGCCTGCGCCGCGACCTGGCTCTGAACACCCGACGTCTTAA
- a CDS encoding DnaB-like helicase N-terminal domain-containing protein, which yields MTKTLIGTPDPDQPSQPVHSDVHAERMVLAALLTYPSLTAHLTTVLDGTDFTVPAHRQVFLAATAAHDRGRPCTPADIATYLPDHQPTAPGTVTAPESEQLMRELAGTAPAEPVTVYYAAIVRDLAALRRRKKPRPHPEGFPPAPMRGFLTDEGDT from the coding sequence GTGACCAAGACCCTGATCGGCACTCCCGACCCCGACCAGCCGTCCCAGCCCGTTCACAGTGACGTGCACGCCGAACGCATGGTGCTGGCCGCGCTGCTCACCTATCCGTCACTGACTGCCCACCTGACCACTGTGCTGGACGGCACGGACTTCACCGTCCCTGCTCACCGGCAGGTCTTCCTCGCTGCCACGGCCGCCCACGACCGAGGCCGACCCTGCACCCCCGCGGACATCGCCACCTACCTCCCCGACCATCAGCCGACCGCCCCGGGCACGGTGACCGCACCCGAGTCCGAGCAGCTGATGCGCGAGCTGGCCGGCACGGCGCCGGCGGAGCCGGTGACGGTGTACTACGCGGCGATCGTCCGCGACCTGGCCGCCCTGCGCCGCCGCAAGAAGCCAAGGCCCCACCCCGAGGGATTCCCGCCGGCGCCGATGCGCGGCTTCCTCACCGACGAAGGCGACACCTAA
- a CDS encoding UvrD-helicase domain-containing protein, whose translation MHPTNEQAAAADAFRTGDHLVLQAGAGTGKTTTLALLAATTPRRGRYIAFNKAIATDAATRFPSTVQCKTAHALAYAAIGHRYRDRLNSPRQPGWKTGQALGITKPARIGGRDLSAKTLSNTALRTVTHYCHSADPTLARHHVPRLRGLEADQLHTQLAAVVLPYAARAWADLQHPDQGVVRFDHDHYLKIWALSEPKIPADYLLLDEAQDTNPVVEQVFTAQRDHAQLVMVGDSAQAIYGWRGARDVMAGFDGTALTLSQSFRFGPHLATEANRWLAIAGAPIRLDGTDAIPTELGTVDEPDAVLCRTNVGAIAEVMHHLAAGRGVGLVGGGEALRALATAARDLTEGRRTWHPELVLFPTWGELREYAEHDPAGHDLLPLVDLVDKHGADVLLNAINQLTHEHHAEVTISTAHKAKGREWANVKIAGDFTAPKDTDQKDENGRPVPGPIEGAEARLAYVAVTRTRHRLDLGGLSWIRNHPDGNPSTTLSVRLSRSPGGADGPHPVPAVSTGSAANAS comes from the coding sequence CTGCACCCCACCAACGAACAAGCAGCGGCCGCCGACGCCTTCCGCACCGGAGACCACCTCGTCCTCCAAGCCGGAGCCGGCACCGGCAAGACCACCACCCTCGCCCTGCTCGCCGCCACCACGCCTCGCCGCGGCCGGTACATCGCCTTCAACAAGGCCATCGCCACCGACGCCGCCACCCGCTTCCCGTCCACCGTCCAGTGCAAGACCGCCCACGCCCTGGCCTACGCCGCCATCGGCCACCGCTACCGGGACCGCCTCAACAGCCCCCGCCAGCCCGGATGGAAAACCGGCCAGGCACTCGGCATCACCAAACCCGCCCGCATCGGCGGCCGCGACCTGTCGGCCAAGACCCTGTCCAACACCGCCCTGCGCACCGTGACCCACTACTGCCACTCCGCCGACCCCACCCTGGCCCGCCACCACGTACCCCGCCTACGCGGACTCGAGGCGGACCAACTCCACACCCAGCTCGCGGCCGTCGTCCTGCCCTACGCGGCCAGAGCCTGGGCGGACCTCCAGCACCCCGACCAGGGCGTCGTCCGCTTCGACCACGACCACTACCTGAAAATCTGGGCCCTGTCCGAACCCAAAATCCCCGCCGACTACCTGCTCCTGGACGAGGCCCAGGACACCAACCCCGTCGTAGAGCAGGTATTCACCGCCCAGCGCGATCACGCCCAGTTGGTGATGGTCGGCGATTCCGCGCAGGCCATCTACGGCTGGCGCGGCGCCCGCGACGTCATGGCCGGCTTCGACGGCACCGCCCTGACCCTGTCGCAGTCCTTCCGCTTCGGGCCTCACCTTGCCACCGAAGCCAACCGGTGGCTCGCTATCGCAGGTGCCCCGATCCGCCTGGACGGCACCGACGCCATCCCCACTGAGCTCGGCACCGTCGATGAGCCCGACGCCGTGCTGTGCCGCACCAACGTCGGCGCCATCGCCGAAGTCATGCACCACCTCGCCGCCGGCCGCGGTGTCGGCCTGGTCGGCGGGGGAGAGGCGCTGCGGGCGCTGGCCACTGCTGCTCGCGACCTGACGGAAGGTCGCCGTACCTGGCACCCCGAACTCGTCCTCTTCCCCACCTGGGGCGAACTGCGCGAGTACGCCGAACACGACCCCGCCGGCCACGACCTGCTGCCCCTGGTCGACCTCGTTGACAAGCACGGCGCCGACGTCCTCCTGAATGCGATCAACCAGCTCACCCACGAACACCACGCCGAGGTCACCATCTCCACCGCCCACAAAGCCAAAGGCCGTGAATGGGCGAATGTGAAGATCGCCGGCGACTTCACCGCGCCCAAGGACACCGATCAGAAGGATGAAAACGGTCGCCCCGTTCCCGGACCGATCGAAGGCGCCGAGGCGCGCCTCGCCTACGTCGCCGTCACCCGCACCCGGCACCGCCTCGACCTCGGTGGCCTGTCCTGGATCCGCAATCACCCGGACGGCAACCCATCGACCACTCTCTCGGTACGTCTTTCCCGCAGCCCTGGGGGAGCGGATGGGCCACATCCCGTGCCGGCCGTAAGCACGGGAAGTGCAGCTAATGCCTCGTGA
- the rraA gene encoding ribonuclease E activity regulator RraA, whose protein sequence is MRTTPIATADLADEHGDDLRVCDVQFTSYGALASFAGPVRTVSCPEDNALLHELLRTPGEGCVVVVEGGASLRAALLGDLMAGRARDNGWAGVVVHGAVRDSGVLAGMGIGIQALGTNPRKSGKAGAGSVDVPVTFGGVTFTTGDILHADHDGVVLLPSA, encoded by the coding sequence ATGCGCACGACCCCCATAGCCACCGCCGACCTCGCCGACGAGCACGGAGACGACTTGCGTGTCTGTGACGTCCAGTTCACCTCGTACGGGGCCCTCGCCTCCTTCGCCGGACCGGTACGCACCGTCTCCTGCCCCGAGGACAACGCCCTGCTGCACGAGCTGCTCCGCACGCCCGGCGAGGGCTGTGTCGTGGTCGTCGAGGGCGGGGCCTCGCTGCGCGCCGCCCTCCTCGGGGACCTGATGGCCGGGCGGGCCCGTGACAACGGCTGGGCCGGCGTCGTCGTGCACGGCGCCGTCCGCGACAGCGGCGTCCTGGCCGGGATGGGCATCGGCATCCAGGCCCTGGGCACCAACCCGCGCAAGAGCGGGAAGGCGGGCGCGGGTTCCGTCGACGTACCCGTGACGTTCGGCGGGGTCACCTTCACCACCGGCGACATCCTGCACGCCGACCACGACGGGGTCGTACTGCTGCCGAGCGCCTGA